A genomic window from Fusarium falciforme chromosome 2, complete sequence includes:
- a CDS encoding Amino-oxidase domain-containing protein, with the protein MNNDFSKIGRLTSSSKPEFDIIVVGSGLNGLLAAAYLAKAGKKVLVLERQSYPGGGVASLPMAEPGYTSERHSAIHQMIMGNPLITDDELQLQSKYGLQYLPLEPAYAIIFQDGVLPLYQDMKRTADAIAAISNQEEGEAYQRFAKLAAKLTKLIMPGMFVPPATTPPDLSNHPDVAAALESSAKSSSLDIVNEYFKDPTVRVAILRFVTEIQLAHPKTPGTGLMAYLGVGLMTLYGLAVPRGGGSAFTAAVFRCLEAYGGELRLNTEVIKVITENGRAVGVRTRAGEIRARECVVAQIHPHVLGRLVDGIDPAIITAASKTKLSEYSLVVVHAALEKPLNFKAGRVANRVVMNTICPGSVEELLKSYDTMNKGEIPDVIMTGASAINVADPSRSPPGKSTLHAVVMVRAEHARVGFQGWDEVKDEVTQKFFRYLSGYLVDFTPDQVRAYHVVTPKDNQDDTPSFQGGDICGLSMSSDQMGPLRPTPELAQYRVPGVKGLYLAGPFMHPGGGVWGGGRPVAMRVMEDMGIDFDAVVKADRTRASHL; encoded by the coding sequence ATGAATAACGACTTCTCAAAGATCGGTCGGCTCACCTCTTCCTCTAAGCCAGAGTTTGACATTATTGTCGTCGGCTCAGGACTCAATGGCCTTCTCGCGGCTGCATACCTCGCCAAGGCTGGAAAAAaggttcttgttcttgaacGTCAATCGTACCCTGGAGGAGGTGTCGCGTCTCTGCCCATGGCTGAGCCAGGCTACACTAGCGAACGCCACAGTGCCATCCACCAGATGATTATGGGCAACCCCTTGATCACTGATGATGAACTGCAACTTCAGTCCAAATACGGACTACAGTATCTTCCGCTGGAGCCAGCTTATGCTATCATCTTCCAAGATGGAGTCCTCCCTCTATACCAGGACATGAAACGGACTGCCGATGCTATCGCCGCCATCTCGAACCAAGAGGAAGGTGAAGCGTACCAGCGCTTTGCCAAATTGGCTGCCAAGCTCACCAAGCTCATCATGCCAGGCATGTTTGTTCCTCCGGCTACGACACCCCCAGATCTGTCCAACCACCCGGATGTAGCCGCGGCTCTTGAGTCGAGTGCGAAGAGCAGCTCGCTTGACATAGTCAACGAGTACTTCAAGGATCCGACCGTGAGAGTAGCCATTCTTCGATTTGTTACCGAAATCCAACTGGCGCATCCTAAAACTCCAGGAACTGGCTTGATGGCGTATCTGGGCGTTGGCCTGATGACCTTGTACGGGCTGGCGGTGCCCCGTGGAGGTGGCTCAGCCTTTACTGCGGCTGTGTTCAGATGCCTGGAGGCATATGGAGGGGAGCTTCGTCTAAATACCGAAGTTATCAAGGTCATTACCGAGAACGGCCGGGCTGTTGGCGTCCGCACGAGAGCCGGTGAGATTCGTGCGCGGGAATGCGTCGTGGCCCAGATACACCCACACGTCTTGGGCAGGCTTGTGGACGGCATCGACCCTGCCATCATAACAGCAGCTTCCAAGACCAAACTGTCCGAGTATAGCCTTGTGGTCGTTCATGCTGCCTTGGAAAAACCACTGAACTTCAAGGCAGGAAGAGTGGCAAACCGTGTGGTGATGAACACCATCTGCCCGGGAAGcgttgaggagctcctcaAAAGCTACGACACCATGAATAAAGGCGAGATACCAGATGTTATCATGACAGGCGCGTCAGCCATCAATGTCGCCGACCCATCACGATCTCCACCCGGAAAGTCTACCCTCCATGCTGTGGTGATGGTTCGTGCGGAGCATGCTCGCGTTGGTTTCCAGGGATGGGATGAGGTCAAGGACGAGGTGACTCAAAAGTTCTTCCGCTACTTGTCTGGTTATCTCGTGGACTTTACTCCAGACCAAGTCCGGGCATACCACGTCGTTACCCCCAAAGACAACCAGGATGACACACCCAGTTTCCAGGGTGGTGACATCTGTGGCCTCTCGATGTCTTCAGATCAGATGGGTCCTCTTCGTCCTACTCCAGAGTTGGCACAGTATCGCGTTCCTGGAGTAAAGGGTTTATATCTGGCGGGCCCCTTCATGCATCCAGGTGGTGGTGTCTGGGGTGGTGGTCGGCCTGTAGCTATGCGTGTTATGGAGGATATGGGGATCGATTTTGACGCGGTGGTTAAGGCTGATAGGACAAGGGCCTCGCACCTTTGA
- a CDS encoding Amidase domain-containing protein, translating into MGKDMATNWQNISKEAQANLLQSIPPRWRIDATSYDHLSDVTRVPLTCGLLSPRQIEITELTVTELAACIRSRTLRATEILEAFVGRAAIAHQLVFCLTDWFYDEALERCKALDVMLDSGGEPMGPLHGIPVALKDTYSVKGHVTTRGYVINKAEPTISGHDSDVVRILREAGAVFFCRTAMPQTGFILETVSNLWGRTLNPFNRNLGAGGSSGGDGALVAMKGCPIAPSSDIGGSIRAPAAFNGLYALRPTAMRVPKNLWEGTMTGQMSIRDSAGPVCHSVDDVRLFTRLLVANEKARYDTNAVPVPWREVKLPQKLCVGIMKWDRVVMPQTPVLRAIEHTQRVLLEAGYEVVKFEPPFDCWELVKCFFDINFQMGGQDTIVKVTDAGEPLVPAFADLLKVYSAMSLTASESMQLNLKMRAFKVHFANAWDKTKDSTPTGRPIDALICPVAPSAGIPHDFNIYWGYTCMWNLLDYPSTVLPIPNFKITSETDPPDLAYDPLTTNPYDKANHEMYDPALFSNQPSTIQIVGRPFDDEELIEITAAIDEQLRSRDRVSSKL; encoded by the exons ATGGGCAAGGACATGGCTACTAACTGGCAGAACATTTCCAAGGAGGCACAGGCCAATCTGTTGCAGTCAATTCCCCCGCGGTGGAGGATTGATGCGACGTCATACGACCACCTCTCGGATGTTACTCGCGTGCCTCTCACATGTGGCCTCCTGAGCCCGAGACAGATCGAGATTACCGAGCTCACAGTTACAGAACTTGCAGCTTGCATACGATCGCGTACGTTAAGGGCGACTGAGATCTTGGAAGCCTTTGTCGGACGGGCTGCCATCGCCCACCAGCTT GTCTTTTGCTTGACAGACTGGTTCTATGATGAGGCTTTGGAGCGTTGCAAGGCTCTCGATGTCATGCTGGATAGCGGTGGTGAGCCAATGGGCCCTTTACATGGTATCCCAGTCGCTCTGAAG GATACCTACAGCGTCAAGGGCCATGTTACGACACGTGGCTATGTCATCAATAAGGCCGAACCGACCATATCGGGTCACGATTCAGACGTTGTGCGAATCTTGCGCGAAGCAGGCGCCGTCTTTTTCTGCAGGACCGCCATGCCCCAGACGGGGTTCATCCTGGAGACTGTCAGCAACCTTTGGGGACGCACTCTCAATCCCTTCAACAGGAACCTAGGTGCAGGGGGTAGCTCTGGAGGAGATGGTGCCTTGGTTGCCATGAAAGGTTGCCCCATTGCACCCTCGTCCGACATTGGCGGCTCTATTCGCGCACCGGCCGCTTTCAATGGGCTCTACGCTCTTCGACCTACGGCGATGCGCGTTCCCAAGAATCTGTGGGAGGGTACCATGACTGGGCAGATGTCCATCAGGGACTCTGCCGGCCCGGTGTGTCACTCGGTCGATGACGTCCGTCTCTTTACCCGCCTTTTGGTTGCCAACGAGAAGGCTCGGTACGACACCAATGCTGTTCCCGTCCCATGGAGGGAGGTTAAATTGCCCCAAAAGTTATGCGTCGGCATCATGAAGTGGGACCGCGTTGTCATGCCTCAGACCCCGGTGCTCAGGGCTATTGAGCACACCCAGCGAGTCCTCTTGGAAGCTGGATACGAAG TTGTCAAGTTCGAGCCCCCGTTTGACTGCTGGGAGTTGGTTAAGTGCTTC TTTGACATTAACTTTCAAATGGGAGGACAAGACACCATCGTCAAAGTCACCGATGCCGGAGAACCCCTTGTTCCAGCTTTTGCCGACCTCCTGAAAGTATACAGCGCCATGTCTCTCACTGCCTCTGAGTCTATGCAG CTTAACCTCAAGATGAGAGCCTTCAAAGTTCACTTTGCGAACGCTTGGGACAAGACAAAGGACTCGACACCCACCGGCCGTCCAATCGACGCGCTCATCTGTCCCGTCGCCCCGTCAGCCGGCATTCCTCACGACTTCAACATTTACTGGGGATACACTTGCATGTGGAACCTCCTCGATTATCCTTCGACTGTGTTGCCAATCCCGAACTTCAAGATTACCTCAGAGACCGACCCTCCCGACTTGGCTTACGATCCTTTGACTACGAATCCATACGACAAGGCCAACCATGAAATGT ACGACCCCGCGCTCTTCTCGAACCAGCCGTCGACTATTCAAATCGTGGGGAGGCCATTTGATGACGAAGAGCTCATTGAGATCACTGCTGCGATTGACGAGCAGCTACGAAGCAGAGATAGAGTCTCTTCTAAGCTATAG
- a CDS encoding Aldedh domain-containing protein has product MSSRLPFKLDQPSLLHDGALLNGAWVQSKTRETFQVEDPGTGRAFATCPTNKVVDVDAFVETSHEAFSKYRHVNPRVRAKILLKWHDLIADAREDIAKLVTYETGKPLAEARGEVDYALGFAWWFAGEAERIRGSVAIPSISERRTFVVKQPTGVAVALVPWNFPVAMIIRKVAAVLAAGCSMIVKPSPETPLSTLALADLALRAGVPPGVFNVITTDNVNTPAVSESLCKHPLVRKVTFTGSTTVGKLIARHCADGLKKVTLELGGNCPFIVFDDGDLEQAVSALMILKWRTAGQACTHANRVYVQSGVYDKFAKMILEATQKLRVGHGAESSTTIGALTTPRGIQKLENHISDAVSKGGKILCGGKRPDRDGYFFEPTIISDMISSMLTTNEEIFGPLLGLYKFNTEEEVVKAANDTSMGLASYFFTSDTSRTWRLLENLEAGMIGMNTGNSSGAESPFGGIKESGYGKEAGKGVAIEEYLIAKTGTLTVGSIAKL; this is encoded by the exons ATGTCTTCCCGGTTGCCCTTCAAGCTCGACCAGCCCTCTCTCTTACACGACGGTGCACTTTTGAACGGCGCATGGGTCCAGTCAAAGACTAGAGAAACCTTTCAAGTCGAAG ACCCAGGGACCGGAAGGGCGTTTGCAACTTGTCCAACAAACAAGGTTGTCGATGTTGATGCCTTTGTCGAAACGTCGCACGAGGCCTTCTCCAAGTACCGCCACGTCAATCCCCGCGTACGAGCCAAGATACTTTTGAAATGGCATGACTTAATAGCCGACGCTCGTGAAGACATTGCCAAGCTGGTCACCTACGAAACGGGCAAGCCACTCGCAGAGGCCCGTGGAGAAGTTGACTATGCCCTTGGATTTGCTTGGTGGTTTGCCGGAGAAGCAGAGAGGATTCGAGGATCTGTTGCTATCCCTTCCATCTCGGAGCGACGCACCTTTGTCGTCAAGCAGCCCACTGGCGTGGCCGTCGCACTTGTCCCCTGGAACTTTCCAGTTGCCATGATCATTCGGAAAGTCGCCGCAGTTCTCGCAGCGGGCTGCAGCATGATCGTGAAACCATCGCCAGAAACGCCCCTGAGCACTCTAGCGTTGGCTGACCTTGCCCTCCGCGCCGGTGTCCCGCCTGGTGTCTTTAATGTCATCACGACGGATAACGTTAATACGCCAGCTGTGAGCGAGAGTCTATGTAAACACCCACTCGTCCGCAAGGTGACCTTTACCGGCAGTACGACGGTTGGAAAGCTTATTGCGAGACACTGTGCTGACGGCCTTAAGAAGGTCACACTTGAGCTAGGTGGTAATTGCCCGTTCATCGTTTTCGACGATGGAGACCTTGAACAGGCTGtgtcggccttgatgatcCTGAAGTGGCGTACCGCTGGACAAGCTTGCACTCACGCCAATCGGGTCTATGTGCAAAGTGGCGTCTACGACAAGTTCGCAAAGATGATCCTCGAAGCGACACAAAAGCTTCGGGTCGGTCACGGCGCCGAGTCCTCCACTACAATTGGAGCTCTTACCACCCCCCGTGGCATCCAGAAGTTGGAAAATCACATTTCCGACGCTGTTTCCAAGGGAGGCAAGATTCTCTGTGGCGGTAAAAGACCGGATCGCGATGGTTATTTCTTCGAACCCACCATCATCTCTGACATGATATCATCCATGTTGACGACAAATGAAGAGATATTCGGCCCCCTTCTTGGCCTATACAAGTTTAACacagaagaagaggttgTCAAGGCTGCGAACGACACCTCGATGGGTCTTGCATCCTACTTCTTCACCAGCGATACCAGCAGAACTTGGAGGCTGCTGGAGAACCTCGAAGCAGGAATGATTGGGATGAACACGGGTAACTCCTCTGGAGCAGAGTCTCCTTTTGGGGGGATCAAGGAGTCAGGATATGGCAAAGAGGCCGGAAAGGGCGTTGCTATCGAAGAGTACCTCATTGCCAAGACTGGTACTTTGACGGTTGGATCAATAGCCAAATTGTAG
- a CDS encoding CocE/NonD family Hydrolase, whose product MADSSLTTEALAQTKSLGKFIPGWDPKLLGTRDPNTRTIIEDGIIQDLDIAISVRDGTVLRGNIYRPQNRRNERLPVILNYSVYGKDGAIDICVFPPASGLDTSRISKLYLFEAADPGWWCQQGYAVASVDARGSHQSDGDKGYYSRDVGLDGYDVVEWLARQSWSNGKVALYGASGYAMVIWLTAAERPPSLTAIIPIDGMTDLYREMTFKGGIPETQFSGLYPVFWNWGRNHVEDATYGGLEHPYFDDYWKSKLPNLKNIQCPTYIICSWGDHCIHTRGTLNAWKKIPAKEKFLEVHQYQKWEWATTEESLGRQKAFLDKYLLGETNEVQFWPTVRYTMRERYYGGEWRSAKSFPIETTKYTRFFLTPSKGLSRLAQGKAQTLSYDAEGGEIAFALPITQTSLEFAGHSKLRLWVEAKGADNMDLFITLRKLDRDGNQVFFPWLTVVDTGPIGFGFLRVSRRELDEKSSTPYQPVHSHQRDLPLASGEIVPVDIEILPTSCRLRPGERLQVVISSHDYGTYPKNIPVSRHPNTVNKGTHVIHFGGQYDSHLVLPVIPPVANSYSENNKTVKMAMLASRVSGWKDDKFLNEYTEVHAGMTQKIAAQVPVLRNYTQVVAVPRPTVRMIGTEASASTPWDCSTILGWSTLKALWGSFHAPDYKASAGSHVFVDESSTIGLLCQSTVDIVIDPVEFENRDKDSVLMVFYLAKNSQVAKDRLGEDMSTRASAIVEASSGTKLLRYALNKSVTPDDTNDFFADTPFLAADWTTMGAMEQFWFADMYGATAFLEDEKRRRAMEDLPESFDLHKSVFLVGRENRVVTKDVGF is encoded by the exons ATGGCCGACTCAAGTCTTACGACTGAGGCACTCGCTCAGACTAAGAGTCTGGGGAAATTTATACCCG GATGGGATCCTAAACTGCTGGGTACTCGAGACCCCAACACAAGGACCATCATCGAAGATGGCATTATACAGGACTTGGATATTGCCATCTCTGTCAGGGATGGTACAGTGCTTAGGGGCAACATATATCGTCCTCAGAACCGCCGGAACGAACGCCTGCCTGTCATCCTCAACTATAGCGTCTATGGCAAAGATGGCGCTATTGACATCTGCGTCTTTCCACCGGCCTCTGGACTGGATACTTCTCGCATTTCCAAGCTCTACCTTTTCGAGGCAGCAGACCCTGGTTGGTGGTGTCAGCAGGGGTACGCCGTTGCGTCCGTCGACGCCAGAGGGTCGCATCAGTCAGATGGAGACAAGGGTTACTACAGCCGTGATGTCGGCCTCGACG GCTATGATGTTGTAGAATGGCTTGCCAGACAATCATGGAGTAATGGCAAAGTGGCGCTTTACGGGGCCAGTGGGTATGCCATGGTAATCTGGCTAACTGCAGCTGAGAGACCACCCTCACTGACG GCTATCATTCCTATTGACGGAATGACGGACCTTTACCGCGAGATGACATTCAAGGGAGGGATCCCTGAAACGCAATTCAGTGGCCT GTACCCTGTATTCTGGAACTGGGGCCGCAACCACGTGGAAGATGCTACCTATGGTGGACTCGAGCATCCCTACTTCGATGACTACTGGAAGAGCAAGTTGCCCAACCTCAAGAACATCCAATGTCCTACGTACATCATCTGCAGTTGGGGTGATCACTGCATCCATACACGCGGCACGCTTAACGCTTGGAAGAAGATTCCTGCCAAGGAAAAGTTCCTTGAGGTTCATCAGTACCAGAA GTGGGAGTGGGCTACTACAGAAGAGTCGCTCGGGCGCCAGAAAGCCTTCCTTGATAAGTACCTACTGGGAGAGACGAACGAAGTTCAGTTCTGGCCAACCGTCCGGTATACTATGAGGGAGCGATATTACGGGGGAGAATGGCGCTCGGCCAAGTCGTTTCCGATCGAGACCACCAAGTATACGCGCTTCTTCCTAACGCCGTCCAAGGGTCTCAGTCGCCTTGCACAAGGAAAGGCACAGACACTTTCATATGATGCCGAAGGGGGAGAAATCGCATTCGCTCTTCCCATTACACAGACATCACTGGAATTTGCCGGTCACTCCAAGCTCCGTCTCTGGGTCGAAGCGAAGGGCGCCGATAACATGGATCTCTTTATTACTCTCCGCAAGCTGGACCGCGACGGTAACCAGGTCTTCTTTCCCTGGCTGACAGTTGTCGATACCGGCCCCATTGGCTTCGGCTTCTTGCGAGTGTCGCGCCGTGAGCTGGATGAGAAGTCATCGACACCTTACCAGCCTGTGCACAGTCACCAAAGGGACCTGCCCCTAGCATCGGGTGAAATTGTTCCCGTGGATATCGAGATCTTGCCTACCAGCTGTCGTCTCAGACCTGGGGAGCGTCTTCAGGTTGTCATTTCTAGCCACGATTACGGCACTTATCCGAAGAACATACCCGTTTCGCGACACCCCAACACAGTGAACAAAGGCACGCATGTCATCCATTTTGGTGGGCAGTATGATAGTCACCTCGTACTTCCTGTCATCCCTCCGGTGGCAAACTCCTACTCCGAAAACAACAAGACCGTCAAAATGGCCATGTTGGCTTCGCGTGTATCTGGCTGGAAGGATGACAAGTTCTTGAACGAGTACACCGAGGTCCACGCTGGAATGACACAAAAGATTGCGGCTCAGGTTCCTGTTTTACGGAATTACACCCAGGTTGTCGCAGTACCTAGACCGACTGTGCGGATGATCGGCACGGAGGCCTCAGCATCAACACCGTGGGACTGCTCTACCATTCTGGGTTGGTCGACTCTCAAAGCTCTATGGGGTTCATTCCATGCCCCCGACTACAAGGCCTCTGCAGGAAGCCATGTGTTTGTCGACGAGTCTAGTACCATAGGGTTACTCTGCCAGTCGACAGTCGATATTGTCATTGATCCTGTGGAATTTGAAAACCGCGATAAGGACTCCGTCCTGATGGTCTTCTACCTGGCGAAGAATTCACAAGTGGCAAAGGATCGACTCGGAGAAGACATGTCTACAAGAGCGAGTGCCATTGTTGAAGCCTCTAGCGGTACCAAGTTGCTGCGCTATGCTTTGAACAAGAGCGTCACTCCTGATGACACTAATGATTTCTTCGCCGACACGCCATTTTTGGCCGCGGACTGGACCACGATGGGAGCCATGGAACAATTTTGGTTCGCAGACATGTATGGAGCTACAGCCTTCCTCGAAGATGAGAAGCGCAGGCGTGCGATGGAGGATCTCCCGGAATCATTTGACTTGCACAAGTCTGTGTTCTTGGTTGGTAGGGAAAACAGGGTGGTCACCAAAGACGTGGGGTTTTGA
- a CDS encoding ThuA domain-containing protein codes for MSFITTADAMPETARQPPFRVLAFSKTAGYRHECIPVNIAALRALGDRTRLFTLDATEDAEILAPDTLAGYTTVIFLHTTGPFLNEAQMTALQSYVRGGGGFVGVHAAASGNKESEWYGRLVGAHFDYHPAPEEGTLVIEDAEHEIMSGNSGGERRWMDEWYNFKTHPRDNTNLHVLVRGDTSSFQGGNMGDDHPLVWCQEFEGGRSFYTALGHFDEAYEDEWFMGQLERAIVWTSGVGKMKADK; via the coding sequence ATGTCCTTTATCACGACAGCAGATGCCATGCCCGAAACGGCACGACAGCCTCCCTTTCGGGTCCTTGCCTTCTCCAAGACAGCTGGTTATCGTCACGAGTGCATCCCTGTCAACATCGCCGCTCTACGTGCCCTTGGCGATCGGACGCGCCTATTTACCCTCGATGCAACGGAGGACGCGGAGATACTGGCCCCGGATACGCTTGCTGGCTACACGACCGTTATTTTCCTTCACACCACTGGTCCTTTTCTGAATGAAGCCCAGATGACTGCCCTGCAGTCCTATGTacggggcggcggcggctttgTCGGCGTTCACGCTGCTGCGAGTGGTAATAAGGAGTCTGAATGGTATGGCCGTCTCGTCGGTGCGCACTTTGACTATCACCCCGCGCCAGAGGAGGGAACGCTGGTGATCGAAGATGCGGAGCATGAGATCATGTCGGGTAACTCGGGCGGTGAGCGAcggtggatggatgagtgGTATAACTTCAAGACACACCCTCGGGACAACACGAACCTGCATGTGCTGGTACGCGGCGACACCAGCTCATTCCAGGGCGGCAATATGGGTGACGACCACCCGCTTGTCTGGTGTCAGGAGTTTGAAGGCGGTCGGTCATTCTATACGGCTCTGGGACACTTTGACGAGGCCTATGAGGATGAGTGGTTCATGGGCCAGTTGGAGCGTGCCATTGTGTGGACTTCGGGTGTGGGCAAGATGAAAGCAGATAAATAG
- a CDS encoding Fungal-trans domain-containing protein, translating into MNSQSGVNEPKTRRACEPCRLPTPPLRKKTKCPAEKPVCSFCTRLNQTCYYLPRDRRLNEGRGSRVMKGSSKERVKNLASRVGQIYDMLQSLTDRNDDATAEPILSSLSEQRLSSTSDSYIISNPSNSSVSPPFDADVWSPSNPEPPAQVLDYLVNVYKTKIYFQPLPFTSRTSDDEETYSRCYWSVFTLEKAYSPAIMVLDRLDNPPPLPPSPPLPAPAADPDTEGDIITSDNSDPGIIAPSIQIISIWGDITTYLGEIRLGKTEIPWSSNSTYSRLMVRLQEFELDLSPPHRFENILVKRRTPAELLSYREYWTPWTIMQLSSHAALAVLHHPFIHLVALRDRSRKTQPKIFLQQVVDQALFHTGWVIRLLQTFEQMELEVNDPVMGHQVAATAIIPWLFQFAQDHHIAEKAREGLYLCERFLERLSLRWPHIRYKLRVLRDLHSAAENGLDSSMVTFNTASFWKILDSPPPDNISGDPCNSADASTSSNNDPNATLRVTTKFVQPWVDEHSGQKMSQVDPPFFSPDAGSDSMGQVSLDDFFSQFAMNEALWTQPGVGNSGLI; encoded by the exons ATGAATTCGCAGTCCGGGGTAAACGAGCCCAAGACCCGGCGGGCCTGCGAACCCTGCAGGTTACCTACACCTCCATT GCGAAAGAAGACAAAGTGTCCAGCCGAGAAGCCTGTCTGCTCGTTTTGTACTCGTCTTAACCAGACTTGCTACTACCTCCCTCGCGATCGGCGACTGAATGAAGGGAGAGGAAGCCGCGTGATGAAGGG GTCGTCTAAGGAGCGCGTCAAGAACTTGGCGTCGAGGGTGGGCCAAATCTATGACATGTTACA ATCACTTACCGATAGAAACGATGATGCCACCGCGGAGCCAATCTTGTCCTCCCTCTCTGAACAACGACTCAGCTCCACAAGCGATAGTTACATCATATCTAACCCCTCCAACTCGTCCGTCAGTCCGCCTTTCGATGCAGATGTTTG GTCTCCTTCCAACCCAGAGCCCCCAGCTCAAGTCTTGGATTATCTGGTCAACGTCTACAAAACCAAGATCTACTTTCAGCCGCTTCCATT TACCTCGAGGACctctgacgatgaggagacaTATTCGAGATGCTACTGGAGCGTGTTCACATTGGAGAAGGCGTATTCGCCGGCGATTATGGTCTTGGACCGTCTCGACAATCCGCCTCCGCTCCCTCCCAGCCCTCCTCTCCCTGCCCCCGCAGCAGACCCCGACACTGAAGGTGACATTATTACTTCAGACAACAGCGACCCAGGGATCATCGCTCCTAGCATTCAGATTATTTCGATATGGGGAGATATCACAACATATCTAGGAGAAATTCGACTTGGAAAGACAGAAATACCATGGTCCTCCAACTCAACCTATTCACGACTCATGGTGAGACTTCAAGAGTTTGAACTGGACCTCAGCCCACCTCACCGCTTCGAAAACATTCTCGTCAAGCGTCGGACTCCCGCGGAGCTCCTCAGCTACCGAGAGTACTGGACGCCGTGGACAATAATGCAACTATCCTCTCACGCAGCCCTGGCAGTGCTCCACCATCCCTTCATTCACCTAGTGGCCCTGCGGGATCGGTCTCGCAAGACGCAACCCAAGATCTTTCTTCAACAGGTCGTGGATCAGGCCCTATTTCACACAGGCTGGGTGATTCGGTTGTTGCAGACCTTCGAACAGATGGAGCTCGAAGTAAATGATCCTGTGATGGGACATCAGGTTGCGGCGACTGCGATTATTCCCTGGCTTTTCCAGTTTGCGCAAGATCATCATATTGCAGAGAAAGCACGCGAAGGTCTTTATCTATGTGAGAGGTTCCTTGAGCGCCTTTCTCTTCGCTGGCCTCATATACGCTACAAG CTGCGAGTCCTCCGTGATCTTCATTCCGCGGCCGAGAACGGTCTGGACAGTTCCATGGTCACTTTCAACACCGCCAGTTTCTGGAAGATCCTCGACTCGCCTCCTCCAGACAACATTTCAGGCGATCCCTGCAACTCGGCTGACGCATCAACATCGTCTAACAACGATCCAAACGCTACTCTTCGTGTCACGACTAAGTTTGTTCAGCCTTGGGTGGATGAGCACTCGGGACAGAAGATGAGCCAAGTCGACCCGCCGTTCTTCTCGCCTGATGCGGGTAGCGATTCTATGGGGCAAGTCTCACTGGATGACTTCTTTTCGCAGTTTGCGATGAATGAGGCGTTGTGGACTCAACCAGGCGTTGGGAACTCGGGCTTGATATAG